In Spirochaeta thermophila DSM 6578, the DNA window GTTCCCCTCCCGATCGGGAGGTTCCTCCCGCCGCCGGGTCGTAAGGCCGAGGCCTTGGTCTGCGCCTGTTTCTCTGCGGAGCCGTGGCGGTATACCGAGGAGCTGCTCCTCGGGCTCCGGCGCGAGGCCGTGGCCGAGGGGCTCCGCATCCTCGTGCGCACCGTGATGCCCAAGGAGGTGCATCTGGTCTTCCCTGAAGAGGAGAGAACGGTTTCCCGCCTCTTCGTCAGGGACCTGGGGGATCCGGGTATTCCCGTGCGGATCCACCATGTCGCGAGACGGTATCCCTTCACCTCGGACGAGATGCTCCTCGAGCTTGTGGGAGGGGCACGCCTCACCTGGGGTAGGCTTCCCGTGGACGAGGGATTCGTGATCGCGGAACCCTCCACTCTCCTCGCGGTGAGGGATGCGGTCGTCGGCGGGAGGCCTGTGCTCGAACAGGTGGTTCTGGTGGGTGGCGATGTAGTGGAGCGCCCCGTTCTCGTGAAGGTCCGGCTGGGTATGCCCGTATTCGATCTCCTCTCCCAGGAGGGGACGATGCCCGGTCCCGATGTGGATCCGATGGTCTTCCTGGGAGGACCTCTCTCCGGCAGGGAGGTCTCATGGCTCGGGGTACCGCTGCTTCCCGGCGTGGATGTGGTGACGCTCCTCGGGAGAGGGGCGACAGGGGGGGAGGAACCGTGCATCCACTGCAGCCGCTGTGCGCAGGTCTGTCCGAGGGGGCTCGAGCCCTGGCTCCTCCACGAGGCCCTCGGAAGAGGGGACGAGCGACTCCTTTCCGGAGGAGCGATCGAGGGGTGTATAGGTTGCAACCTGTGCAGTTTCGTCTGTCCCTCGGCCATTCCCCTCGCGGATCGGTTCAGGGAGTATCTCGAGAAGGAGGGGGAAGGTCATGGAGAGGGTTGACGGTGGGAGGCTCGTCCTGGGCTCCAGGCAGGTCTACGAGGGGAAGAAGGTGCTCGCCCTGCTCCCGGTGCTGGGGGGGATGGCGGTGCTCTTCGGTCCGGAGGGGCTCCTGCCGACCGCGGCTGCAATCGTGGGGAGCCTCGGCGCGGACCTCCTCATGGCGCGTCTCTTCTCCCGAAGGGTACGGCCCTCGTGGGATGCGGTGGGGCTCGGGCTCCTCGTGGGGCTCTTCCTGCCTCCCGGACTCCATCCCGTTGCCGGGTTTCTCGCCGCGGTCTTCGGTCAGGTGGTGGCGCGCTGGACCTTCGGCGGCCCTGCTCGCGCCTGGTTCCATCCTGCGGTGGCGGCCGTGCTCTTCGCCGTGGTCTCCTTTCCCTTCGATGCGGGAAGCTACCTTCCGCCGCTCTTCGGGGATCGGGTGCAGGGACTCCCGCTCTTCGTCGAGGCGAAGCGTCTCCTCTCGGGGCTCCGGGGGGGGAGCGTCCTCCAGATGGTGGGGCTCACCCCGAGCGGGATCGACGTGCGGGTCACGGGTGTGCTCAACGATGTGATCTTCGTGCCCCTTCGTTCGTATCTTCCCGATGGATACGTGGATCTCGCATTGGGGAACGTGCCGGGTGCGGTGGGCGCGCAGATGGGGCTCTTCGTCTTCCTCGGTGCCCTGATCCTCGTGTACGAGGAGGCGGTGCGGGTGGATCTCCCCTTCCTCTTCCTGGGGGCTTACACCCTCCTCGTCTTCGTTGCAGGAGGGGGACCGGAGGGAGGAGCCGACGTGCTCTTCTACCTGGGTGCCACCGATGTGGTACTCACCGCCTTCTTCCTCGTCCCCGATGAGGTCTCCAGGCCTTCCAGGGCGGGACTCCTTCCCTGGTATGCGGTTGCGGGAGGCCTCCTGGCCGGGCTCTTCTCCCTGGGTGGGGCCTTTCCCTATCCCGGGCTCCTTTGTGCCGCGGTGCTCAACCTCACGGTCCCGCTCGTGGATCACCTTTCCGTAGCCCGGGTGGGGGGTCGCGCATGAGGCACGTGCTCGATCAACGCTTCGATGTGGGGTTGGTGGTGCTCTTCTTCCTCTCGACGCTCGCGCTGATAGGGAGCGGCTATGTCTTCCTGGGCGGGAGGCTGGAGGACCGGGATGCGGTGGGGGTGCGTCTCGTGCTCGGGGGGGAGGGATTGCAGGTGGAGGAGATGGGGCTTCCTGTTTCCGCAGGGAGCGTGTATCGGGTGTCGGGCGAGGGGGAAGGGGTGTGGGCCGTGGCGCTCCCGGTGGTGTGGCGCGAGGCGGGGCTCGTGGTGGTGCTCTATGATGGAACGGGTGCGGTCGTGGATGTGCGGTTCCCCTACGGGCTCGAGGCGGGAGGGGACGATCCGTACGATACGGATCGTCTCAGGCGGCTCCTCCTGGATCGGAGTGCCCGGCGTCTGTGGCACGAGGTGAAAGGGGTCGATCCTCTCCTGCTCCGGAAGGTGGAGGAGGCGGTGCGCCTCGGACGATCGCTCCTCGAGGAAGGAGGTCTCCTCTAGATGGAAAGGGCGGGTTTCTTTCACGGCAACATCCTCCTGGTCGCGGGGTGCGGGCTCGCCCCGGCGCTCGCACTCACCACGAGGTTCGGCTACGGTCTCCTTCTCGGACTCGTGGCCTGGGGCCTGCTCCTCTTCCTCTCGCTCCTCTTCTCCTCGTTCAGGGAGTACCTGCGCAACCGCCAGATGCAGCTCGCGGTCTTCTTCATCGTGGGAGGAACCACGGTGAGTCTCATGGAGCTCGGTTTCAGGGCCTGGGCACCGGAGGTGCTCAGGGTGCTCGGGTTGTACCTGCCGGTGCTGGTGGTGGGTTCGCTCGTGTGGGGGTACGGGGTGGCCTACGGTCTCTCCCACCGTCCCAAGCGCACGTTCCGGATGGCGATGCGTGTGGGCGGGGGATATGCGGCGGCCGTGGTGGTGATGGCCTTCGTGAGGGAGCTTCTGGGCTACGGTGCTCTCAGTCTGGTGCCCTTCGCCGATGTGGTCTTGGTGGTGCCGGGGCTCGGGGACCTGCCCCTGCGGGCGGCGGTGGCCCCTGCGGGTGCCTTCTTCGTCTTCGGTTACCTCGCCGCCCTGGTGCGGCTCGCAGGGAGGGATGGTGATGCCCGCTGATGCGCTTCTCTACCTCGGACCTTCGCACCTCGCGTTCGCCTTCTTCCTGGGGCTCTCCCTCCTGTTCTCCGGTGTCTCCCGTGTGAGGGATGCGTTCTTCCTGGGCGGGGTGGTCACGGGTCTCCTGCTCCTCGCCGGGCTCTACCAGTATGCCCTCGAGCGGTGGGTCCTCTCGGCCCTGGATGTGCGGGCCTTCAGGCTCATGGGGTTCCTTCTCGGGTTCGGAGGCGTGCTCGTGCTCCTTTTCCAGATCCTCAGGTATCTCGCGCCGGGAGAGGACGATCGGTGGCTCGAACTGGTGATGCGTGGCGATCTCGTGGCGCTGGTGCTCGGCGGGGTGCTCGTGGTGCTCGAGGGTGAGGGGTCGCTCGGCTGGTCGCTCTGGGGGCTCCTCTGGGCGGGTGTGGGGTTCGCCGCAGGGCTCCTCTTCTACGTGGGGATCCTTCACCGGGTGGAGGGGCCGGAGGTGCCCGGGCCGCTCAGGGGGCTTCCGGTGCGGGCGGTCTGTGCGGGTCTCGTGGCCTTGGTGGTCGAGGTGACGGGGTACGCTCTGTACCCTCTGTTCGTATAGGAGGTTGGTGTGGCGGAGCGTGATGTGGTGTTCATGAGACGGGCACTCGCCCTCGCACGGAGGGCCGAGGGGCGGACGTCGCCCAATCCCATGGTGGGTGCCGTGGTCGTGAAGGATGGGCGCGTGGTGGGTGAGGGTTTCCACGAGCGGGCCGGGCTCCCTCATGCCGAGGTGACGGCCCTCTCCGAGGCGGGGGGGGAGGCGCGGGGTGCGGAGATGTACGTGACCCTCGAGCCGTGCTGTCACTGGGGGAGGACCCCGCCGTGTACGGATGCGATCCTCAAGGCCGGGGTGCGGAGGGTGGTGGTGGCGTGCAGGGACCCGAATCCGCAGGTGGCGGGCAAGGGGCTTTCGATCCTCGCCGAAGCGGGGGTGGAGGTGGAGGTGGGGGTGCTCTCCCGGGAGGCGCGGTGGCTCAACAGGGGGTTCATCTCGAGGATGGAGCGGGGGAGGCCGTGGGTGGTGGCCAAGGTGGCCGCCTCTCTCGATGGGAGGATCGCCCTGCCGGATGGACGTTCGAAGTGGATCACGGGTGAGGCGTCCCGACGCGAGGTGCACCGGTTGCGCGCGGGGAGCGATGTGCTCGTCACGGGGATCGGCACGGTGCTGGCCGACGATCCGGCCTTCACGGTGCGGGTTCCGGTGGGGGAAGGGCGGGATCCCGGGGTGGTGGTGTTGGATACACGGGGAAGGCTCCCGGTGGGGGCCCGGGTCGTACGGGAGGGTACGGTGGTGATGGTGGGGCCGGGGGTGGATGAGGGTTGGCGCGGGGAGATGGAGAGGCGAGGGGTGCGGGTGGTGGAGATGGGGGTCAGGGGGGAGAGGGTGGATGTGGAGGCGGTGTGTGCGTGGCTTGGGCAGGAGGGGGTGAATGTCGTGATGGTGGAGGCGGGGGCCGGGGTGACGGGGGCGTTCCTCGAGGCGGGGGTGGTGGATGAGCTGGTGGTGTTCGTGGCGCCGAGGGTCCTGGGTGAGGGAAGGGGATGGGTGGAGGGGCGTGTGCTGGAGGGGTTGGGGGAACGGGAGTGGGAGGTGCGTGAGGTGCGGGGGGTGGGGGAGGATGCGGTGGTGCGGTGCGTGCGGCGGGGGTGGGTGTAGGAGTCTTGTACGAGGAGGGGTACGGTGTTCACAGGTATCGTTCGTGAGATCGGTGTGGTGCGGGAGGTGAGGAGGGAGGGGGGAGGGCTGGTGGTGCGGGTGGAGGGGCCGGGGGTGGTGGGGGTGTTGGAGGTAGGGGCGAGTGTGGCGGTGGACGGGGTGTGCCTCACGGTCACGGCCCTGGATGAGCGTACGTTCCGTGCGGACGTGAGCTACGAGACGGCGGCGCGGAGTACGCTGGGGGGGGTGCGCGTGGGGAGGAGGGTGAACCTGGAGCCGGCGTTGGCGGTGGGCGAGCGGTTGGGGGGGCATCTGGTGTCGGGGCACGTGGATGGTGTGGGGCGGGTGATGGTGCGGGAGCGACGGAGCGGGGGGGAGTACTTCGCCGTCTGGGTACCGCCGGAGCTGAGGAAATACATCGCTCCCAAGGCCTCGGTGGCGGTCGACGGTGTCAGCCTCACCGTTGCCGAGAAACTCCCCGAAGGGTTCAGTGTGGTCGTCATTCCCCATACCCTTGCGGTCACCACCCTCTCGGATCGACGCCAGGGAGAGCCGGTGAACCTCGAGTGCGACATCCTCGCCAAGTACGTGGAGAGCCTCCTCCTCGAGGGAGGCTCGGGCACGGGCGGCCTCACCATCGAACGGCTCCGCGACCTCGGGTTCTAGACGTACCTCCCTTTTCGATACAAAAGGATTGGAGTATTATAGACCACAGAACGAGGAGTGAGGGACGAACATGGCGAGTGAAGAGACGCATGACATATTCGCCTCGATCGAGGAGGCCATAGAGGAATTCCGGGCGGGCCGCCCTCTCGTGGTGGTCGACGATGAGGAGCGGGAGAACGAGGGTGACGTGATCGTGGCGGCCGAAAAGATCACCCCCGAGCTCGTGAACTTCATGGCCAAGGAGGCCCGGGGCCTCATCTGTGTGGCCATCACCGAGGAGCGGGCCAAGGAGCTCGATCTCGAGCCCATGACGCCGGAGAACGAGGACACCCTGGAGACGGCCTTCACCGTGTCTGTCGATGCAGTGGGCACAGGCACGGGGATCTCCGCCCATGACAGGGCCCTCACCACGCGGAAGCTCGTGGATCCCGAGGCGAGACCGGAGGACTTCCGCCGCCCCGGACACGTCTTCCCGCTCCGGGCCAAACCCGGCGGGGTGCTGCGGCGCGCCGGGCACACCGAGGCGGCCGTGGATCTCGCCCGGCTCGCGGGGCTCTATCCTGCCGGTGTCATCTGCGAGATTATGAAGGACGACGGCTCCATGGCCCGGCTTCCCGACCTCGTGGAGTACTGCAGGAGACACGGTCTCAAGCTCATAAGCATCGCCCAGCTCATCGACTACCGGAGGAGGCAGGAGAAACTGGTCCGAAGAGAGGCCGAGGCCTTCCTCCCCACGAAGTGGGGCGAGTTCCGTGCCATCGCCTACACCGAAGTGCTCACGGGGGAGACGCACCTGGCCCTGGTGAAAGGGGACGTCGCAGGCAAGAAGGATGTCCTCGTGCGGGTCCACTCCGAATGCCTCACGGGAGATACGCTCGGTTCTCTCCGGTGCGACTGCGGGCAACAGCTCGCGGCCGCACTCGAGCGCATAGAGAAGGAAGGCCTGGGTGTGCTCCTCTACATGCGTCAGGAGGGGAGGGGCATAGGCCTCGCCAACAAAATCAAGGCCTACGCCCTCCAGGACCAGGGTCATGACACCGTGCAGGCGAACATCGCCCTCGGGTTCCCGCCCGATCTGCGGGACTACGGGATCGGAGCGCAGATCCTCGTCGATCTGGGCCTCTCTTCGATCCGCCTCATGACCAACAATCCCAAGAAGATCGCGGGCCTTTCGGGATACGGCCTCACGGTGACGAAAAGGGAACCCATCGAGGTGCCGCCGAATCCGCGCAACGAATACTATCTCGAGACGAAAAAAATAAAGATGGGTCACCTCCTGGCTGTGGTGCAGGAAAAGGGCGGTTCGTCCGAATCGCTTCATCAGGGGAACGTACGGAGCGGAGGAGACCCACACGAGGAGGAACGATGAATCCAGGGAAGATCGTGGAAGGGAGACTCATAGGAAAGGGACTCTCGTTCGCCATCGTGGCGAGCAGGTTCAACGAGTTCATCACCACCAAGCTCATCGAAGGGGCGATGGACGCCCTGGTTCGACATGATGTGGACCCTGCACAGGTGGATCTCGTGTGGGTGCCGGGCTCGTTCGAGATCCCACTCACCGCCAAGCGGCTCGCCGCCTCGGGGAAGTATCATGCCGTGATCTGCCTCGGTGCGGTGATCAGGGGCGCCACCCCCCACTTCGACTACGTGGCGGCCGAGGTCGCCAAAGGCGTGGCCCTCGCAGGCCTCGAGACCGGGCTGCCCGTGATCTTCGGAGTCCTCACCACCGACACGATCGAGCAGGCCGTCGAGCGTGCGGGCACCAAGTCGGGAAACAAGGGATGGGACGCCGCCGTGAGCGCCATAGAAATGGCCAACCTCTTCTCCCAGCTGTGATCCCCCGGGTGTGTCGGGTGGTCTCGTAGTGGCGACCGTCCGGTGGAGCAAAGGCGAGGCGGCTAGGAGGGACGCCGCTTCGCCGCCTTCCTGAGCCGGTCCATCACCGCCCGTCCCAACCCCACCTCCGGCACCGCTTCCGCATAGATCCGCGCCACCCCCGCCTCTTCCAGCCGGTGCAGCCCCTCGAACAGACCCGCCGCCGCTTCCTGCAGATCCCCTCGCGGCGAGAGCACCTCCACCGCCCGGAACGCAGGCTCCTCCGGCGCGCCCCTGAACGCCAGCAGTCCCGCCTCGCGCGCCTCCTCGGCCCCCGGCATCGCTCCCCCCTCCAGCACCACCACCGGCACCGAAGGCGCATAGTGCCAGGGCAGCATCCCCGGCGCCTCCTGCGCCCCTTCCCGCTCCGGTCCCCCCACCACCACCGCACCCCGGCCCACCGCCTCCTCCAGCGCCTCCACCGGCACCCCGCCCGGCCGGAGCACCCGCACCTGCCCGCCCTCCACCCGCACCACCGTCGACTCCACCCCCACCTCGCACGCCCCCCCGTCCAGCACCAACGCCACCCTCCCCCCGAGCTGACCCGCCACGTGCCCCGCCCTCGTGGGACTCAGCGACCCGAAACGATTCGCGCTCGGCGCGGCGATCGGGACCTCCGCCTTCTCTATGAGCCTCCGCGCCACAGGATGCGCCGGCATCCGCACCCCCACCGTGGGGAGCCCTGCGGTCACGATCCCCGGCACCCGCTCCCCCTTCGGCAACACCAGCGTGAGCGGGCCCGGCCAGAACCGCGCCATGAGCGTCCTGGCAAGATCGGGCACCTCCCTCACCACCTCTCCCACCATCTCCTCACCCGAGATGTGGACGATGAGCGGATCGAAGAGCGGCCGCTCCTTTATCTCGAAGATCCTCGCCACCGCAACCGCATCCAGGGCATTCGCCCCGAGCCCGTAGACCGTCTCGGTGGGAAAGGCCACCGCCTCGCCCTCGCGCAGGAGGCGCGCCGCCTCCTCTATCGTTTCATCCGTGGCGGGCACCACCCTCGTCTCTTTCACCCTACGAACTCCCTTATCACGCGGAGCACCTCGGAAAGCGGCCTCACCTTGAACCACTCCCTCCCCGTCAGCTCGTTCGCATAGGCCATGTACATCTCCGAGATCGCCTGGGCGAACTCCCGAGGGAGCGGCGGCGGCTCCATACCCACCCGCTCCTTCCAGTGGACCCTGTCCTCCTTCTTCGCCTCCTCCACCCGCCGGTACCACTCCGTCCTGCGATAGAAAATCCGCGCCACCTCCTTGCTCACCGGGATCCCCCGGTAGGTGAAGCGACACTCGTCCAGGGTCCCCAGGGCATCCACCAGGACGAGCCGCCTCCCCTCGTCGAAGGCGTACTCGACCTTGCCATCCTCGTGATCGAGCCCCAGCCTTCTCGTCTCCTCTGTGATGAGCCTATCCAGGAAGCGCGTGCGTTCCTTGAGCGCTGCCACCTCCTCCTCCGAGAGCCCTGCGATCCGCTGCGCCTCCTCCCACGAGAGGTAGCGGTCGGTCTCCTCGAGCTTGGTCGACACATCAAGCATGGGAGGATCGAGCCGCATCCCCGGCTCAGGCGGGCCGGCGAGCCCCAGATCCTCGTGCGTGAGCGCCCCCGAGGCGAGCCGCCTGAACAGCGAAGATCCCGGCGGGAGGCTGTTCCGGTAGATCACCTCGAGCGGGATGAGGAAGTTGCCGGAAAGCCCGGCGAAGATCCCGTAGTCGTACTCGCCGTTCCTGCGGGACGGCCGCACCACCCGAAAGAGTCGGCAGGCGAGCTCCCTCACCGGCCCCCTCGCCTCGGAGAGACGCACCACCCTCCCGTCCTCCACCACACCCAGATAGTGGGAGGGGATCCCCTCTTCGGCGAGACGCTCGAAGAAGTAGGCCGTGGCGATACAGATCGCAGCCCCCTTGTGGGCGATGTCGTCCGGCATCTTGCCCCAATCGAAGACCGAGTACCTGTCCGAGAACCTGAACCGGCCTTCTCCCGGCTCCCGGTCGCTCGGCGCTTTCACCACCTCGAGATCCTTCACGCTCCCCATGACGTCTCCTTTCGATGAGGTACGGAGTGTATAGCATAAATATACGGAGATGTACAGCATAAGTATGCACAGGAGGGGAGCAGGCGGCTCTCGATCTTATGATGCGTCTTCTGACGTGCCGATCGTGCGGACTCTCCCCCTGACGGATGGCCCCTCACTCCAAGGCACCGGGTATGAGCCAGAGGGGACGCTTCGCCCCATGAAATCCCTCCTCACAGATCATGTCGACGGGAAGAGAGAGCCTCCCCCGGAGCCCATGCCGGAACGTGAGGAAGGATCGTCGGATTCTGCGATGATCACCTTGATTCCCAGTTTTTCGAATTCGGATCGATCTTTTTCCGAAATTCCCTCGTCCGTGATGAGGTAATCTATCTGATCGAGTACATTGATGGCGGCGAAGGCATGTTTATGTATCTTTGTGGAATCCACCAGGAGAAACACCTCGTCCGATGATTCTATCATCGCCCGTTTCACAGGAAGATCACTGATTCCGGGATAGGTGAGTCCCTCCCTCAGAGAAACCCCCGCGGCCGCAAGAAAGAGCCTGTCGGCATGCATGTTGTCGAAGAAGGAAGCAGCCTTCTCTCCCGTGAGGGAGAGGGTCGGGCGCTTGAACTCTCCACCCGTCATATGGATCTCGATAGTGGGCTCCACTCCGAGAAGAAGTGCAATATTCAAGGCATTGGTGATCACACGGAGCCCTTGGATATGTATGATATTCTTCGCCAGCTCTGTCACCGTCGTCCCGGAGTCCAGGATGATGGTGGAATTCGGTTCCACGAATTCGGCGGCCTTCCTCCCGATGCGGGCCTTGAGTTCCATATTCTCTTTGTGTTCGAGGGAAAGCGTCTGCACACTCTCAGGGAGGGTTTTCAGGTAGGCACCCCCGTGACAGCGGACCACTGCGCCTGACTTCTCCAGTTTGTATAGATCCTGCCGGATCGTTGGTTCACTCACTCGGAAGAGCTTGCCCAGTTCGCTTACCTTGACACTTCCGTTTTCCCTTATGAGTTCCAATATCTTCCGACGCCGCTCCTCTGCCAGCATAGACTTTCACTCCCTTACGTTAGTTAGTGGAAGAGAGGTCAAACGATCTTTCGATTCGTATCCCTCTGTTGTGTTATTCTACGAGGTGCTTGTTGTTACGTCAACGATCACCGGCAGGCGGGACTGTCAATGGGGAGTGTTGAAATTGAGCTGGAGTTGATAAGGGGTGCGTCTCCCCACCTCTTGTATCACCTGCATGCCCACCACGTAGAGGCCTACCACCTCATCCGCATGGGCACGGCTCATATACCCAGGATACCTCCGCAGAAAGCTCCTCATGTGTCGAAACATGTTCTCCGCAAGGTTGCTCGTCCTCACCTTCTCCTTCCACTCATAGGGTAACTCCAGATAGGAGAAGACTCGTTCCCTCCGCCACAGGAGAGCAGCCGTCATCCGGGGGGCCTTCGTCGCCCACTTCTTCACGAATGCCTCGAACGCTTCCTCTGCCTCCTCCTTCCCTCCTGCCTCAAAGAGCCTCCAGTACTCAGTCCGAAAGGCTCGCCTCTCCTCCTGGAGGTGAGCCTTCTTCCCCTTCTGGTCCCCCATATCCTGCAGAAGCTTCTGCTCAAGGGTGCATTGCAGGTGCCAGAGGCATACCTGCTTCTTCGCCTCAGGATACACGGTCTCCACCGCCTGCCAGATCCCCTCTGCCTCGTCGGCCACCACCAGTTCCACCTCCTCAAGCCCTCGCTCATAGAGCCTGGTAAGGAGTCGCTCGTAGCTCGCCCGGTCCTCCTGCTCCGCAACGACCCAGTCGAGGAGCTCATGAGACCCGTCCTCCTTCACCCCCACGGCACTCAAGATCACCAGCCCCCTCCTCCCTTTTCCCCTCAGCCTTCCCCACACCCCATCCAGCACGAGCGCCTTCACCCCGCTGAGGGGCCTCCTCCGCCACCGCTCCTTCTCCTCGCGAAGACCTTTGATGAGCCTAAGGAGTGTCTGTGGATGTGCCTCTCCTATCCCCAGCTCTCGCAGGAGCATGGTCCACCTTCGGGCACTCATCCCTCCTACATACCCGAGGAGAAGCTCTTCGGTGAGGGCCTTGAGCCTGTGCTCATAGGTCACCAGCCTCACCTCTTTCCCGCAGCTGGTGCGGATGCGCGGCACTCGTGCCTCAGTAAGGGTTCCCCATGGGATCTGGACTGTCTTCCACTTCCTGTAGCCGTACCGGTAGGAGGCTCCCTCCTCCCGTCCTCCGCGGGCATATCGCTTTCTTCCCACTATTTCGTCTCTCAGTGCCTCAAGGAGGTGCTCCAGGTAACTCTTGTACGTCTGGAGCACGTTCTCGCGTACCTCGAGCCTTTTGCGCTGTTTTCACGCAACGATAGGTAAAGACATTACAAGCGGGTGGGGATTTATTTTACCCCAAAAAAGCGGTCCAACGGTGCGATAGTAAGGGGAAAACGAGGTCGGAGTTGAAAAATTGACCCCAAAAAAGAGGGCCCCCGGGTTTTTCCATGATAGAATCATGGTAGCAGAAAACCGACGGAGGGGCCCATGGCAAGTATAGCACAGAAATCACTTTTTTGCTGGCACGATGTAGAAGCATTGGGGGATTTACATCGGCTTCGGCTGGTGTTGGAG includes these proteins:
- a CDS encoding DeoR/GlpR family DNA-binding transcription regulator; this translates as MLAEERRRKILELIRENGSVKVSELGKLFRVSEPTIRQDLYKLEKSGAVVRCHGGAYLKTLPESVQTLSLEHKENMELKARIGRKAAEFVEPNSTIILDSGTTVTELAKNIIHIQGLRVITNALNIALLLGVEPTIEIHMTGGEFKRPTLSLTGEKAASFFDNMHADRLFLAAAGVSLREGLTYPGISDLPVKRAMIESSDEVFLLVDSTKIHKHAFAAINVLDQIDYLITDEGISEKDRSEFEKLGIKVIIAESDDPSSRSGMGSGGGSLFPST